A stretch of Streptomyces vietnamensis DNA encodes these proteins:
- a CDS encoding phosphatase PAP2 family protein, giving the protein MRETPRAEPPQPRPHRAFVHTTGASCPGTPHRSDGRPPHTPRGARQPDPLGRPGTTPPVPGRPALFSALVALAVVTWQVLVHGPLARLDERVSRSLVDTVPRPLSELASDLGNMTVALPVLACAMAYAVWRGRRLPALYAGLAMAAVPLLVVPLKEWTARPGPLEPWAQGYFPSGHTATAAVAYFGAAFLVSNRLIPVAAVLTAVTGAGLILRGFHWPLDVFASLCLSFLTLAVSSTCTRRSSG; this is encoded by the coding sequence ATGAGAGAAACACCCCGGGCGGAGCCTCCCCAGCCCCGCCCACACCGTGCCTTCGTGCACACCACCGGGGCCTCGTGCCCCGGAACTCCTCACCGATCGGATGGCCGCCCGCCCCATACCCCCCGGGGCGCGCGGCAGCCCGATCCCCTCGGCCGCCCCGGAACCACCCCCCCTGTTCCAGGGCGGCCGGCTCTCTTCTCGGCGCTCGTCGCCCTCGCCGTCGTGACCTGGCAGGTGCTCGTCCACGGCCCCTTGGCCAGGCTCGACGAGCGGGTGTCCCGGTCCCTGGTGGACACGGTCCCCCGGCCCCTGAGCGAACTCGCCTCCGACCTCGGCAACATGACGGTCGCCCTCCCGGTCCTCGCCTGCGCGATGGCGTACGCGGTGTGGCGAGGCCGACGGCTCCCCGCCCTGTACGCGGGCCTCGCCATGGCCGCCGTCCCCCTCCTGGTGGTCCCCCTGAAGGAGTGGACGGCCCGCCCCGGCCCCCTGGAACCCTGGGCCCAGGGCTACTTCCCCTCGGGCCACACGGCCACCGCCGCCGTCGCCTACTTCGGCGCGGCCTTCCTCGTCTCGAACCGCCTGATCCCCGTCGCCGCCGTGCTGACGGCGGTGACGGGGGCCGGGCTGATCCTGCGGGGCTTCCACTGGCCGCTGGACGTGTTCGCCAGTCTCTGCCTGAGTTTTCTGACCCTGGCGGTCAGTTCCACGTGTACGCGTCGAAGTTCCGGCTGA